From the Micromonospora lupini genome, one window contains:
- a CDS encoding helix-turn-helix domain-containing protein, which yields MPGEPAAPLANIAAALRRERERVGVSLGELARRAGVTESTLSHLESGTGNPSVETLWALGVALGVPFSRLVEPADVDIRVIRAGEGPRVGSEQADFTGTLLSAGTAHLRRDVYLIELEPGAVREADGHTPRSVEHVVVAAGRLRVGPEAGTVDLGPGDYATFPGDTPHRYEALVPGTFAVLVMEHP from the coding sequence ATGCCTGGAGAACCGGCTGCCCCGTTGGCCAACATCGCCGCCGCCCTGCGCCGCGAACGGGAGCGGGTCGGTGTCTCGCTCGGCGAGCTGGCTCGTCGGGCGGGGGTGACCGAGTCGACGCTCTCCCACCTGGAATCGGGGACGGGCAACCCGAGCGTCGAGACGCTCTGGGCGCTCGGCGTGGCGCTCGGCGTACCGTTCAGCCGGCTCGTGGAGCCGGCCGACGTCGACATCCGGGTGATCCGCGCCGGGGAGGGGCCTCGGGTCGGTTCCGAACAGGCCGACTTCACCGGGACGCTGCTCAGCGCCGGCACGGCGCACCTGCGCCGGGACGTGTACCTCATCGAGTTGGAGCCGGGCGCGGTCCGGGAGGCGGACGGGCACACCCCCCGCAGCGTCGAGCACGTGGTGGTGGCCGCCGGACGGCTACGCGTCGGCCCCGAGGCGGGCACGGTGGACCTCGGTCCAGGTGACTACGCGACGTTCCCCGGCGACACACCGCACCGGTACGAGGCGCTGGTCCCGGGCACCTTCGCCGTCCTCGTCATGGAGCATCCCTGA
- a CDS encoding bifunctional adenosylcobinamide kinase/adenosylcobinamide-phosphate guanylyltransferase, which translates to MSVDGWNTVLVLGGIRSGKSEFAESLVADAPVVRYVATAPEGDPEDTEWATRLATHRARRPGSWTTEETAGEPRRLADVLESAEPNETLLVDDLGGWVTVLLDPEYQPADDVATIAELAEAIRTCAARVVVVSPEVGLSLVPTTPLGRAFTDALGAANRAVADACDAVVLVVAGQPAWLKPTATLAAAPTVSASARSVPPTARHAADQDASRADASLVDAEPTPEVQLPDVLTHTPPVAPNQEPGNPWAAPTMALPMVATGLVIQPGMELPMPDDYAGPQAVDRLATLDVPGAGLGVLDRVVGFAAATQGTSTPVAWGSVRVLLLNGDHAGGASAGTVAGESARRAAQARAGRGALARLAAESGASLQVVDTPVSAPMEAQPALSGDQVESALRYGWRLAEQAADAGVQLLVLGACGAGTEAAAAAVLAATAGAEPPAVLGRVITDSGEIDDAAWMVRCAAVRDALHRTRRSPRGAKDVLSELGGGDVAVATGVLLGATARRVPVLLDGPVGLAAGMVSRDLAGQARHWCLLADHGGHPAVRLAADVLGLTPLLDLRLDLGEGANALVALPLLRSVLALAATLPVHPSLATDADADRADEPQTDPEYVEPDEAEPAYTGPDYTDPEFAEPEPAGPGPTRTETDEQPASGWRAG; encoded by the coding sequence ATGTCCGTTGACGGGTGGAACACGGTCCTGGTGCTCGGCGGTATCCGGTCCGGCAAGTCCGAGTTCGCCGAGTCCCTGGTCGCCGACGCGCCGGTGGTCCGTTACGTCGCCACGGCGCCCGAGGGCGACCCGGAGGACACCGAGTGGGCGACCCGGCTGGCGACGCACCGCGCCCGACGACCGGGCAGCTGGACCACCGAGGAGACGGCCGGAGAGCCGCGCCGGCTGGCGGACGTGCTCGAATCCGCCGAGCCCAACGAGACGCTTCTCGTGGACGACCTGGGCGGCTGGGTGACGGTGCTGCTCGACCCGGAGTACCAGCCGGCCGACGACGTGGCGACGATCGCCGAGCTGGCCGAGGCGATCCGCACCTGCGCGGCGCGTGTCGTGGTGGTGAGCCCCGAGGTGGGGCTGTCGCTGGTGCCGACCACCCCGCTGGGCCGGGCGTTCACCGACGCGCTCGGCGCGGCCAACCGCGCGGTCGCCGACGCCTGCGACGCCGTGGTGCTCGTGGTCGCCGGTCAGCCGGCCTGGCTGAAGCCGACCGCCACCCTCGCCGCCGCCCCGACCGTGAGCGCGTCGGCGAGGTCCGTGCCGCCGACCGCCCGCCACGCCGCCGACCAGGACGCGAGCCGGGCCGACGCGAGCCTGGTCGACGCCGAGCCCACGCCCGAGGTGCAGCTCCCCGACGTGCTGACCCACACCCCGCCCGTCGCTCCGAACCAGGAGCCGGGCAACCCCTGGGCCGCACCGACAATGGCGCTGCCGATGGTGGCCACCGGGCTGGTCATCCAGCCCGGCATGGAGCTGCCGATGCCCGACGACTACGCCGGCCCGCAGGCTGTCGACCGGCTGGCCACACTGGACGTACCGGGCGCCGGGCTCGGCGTCCTGGACCGGGTGGTCGGCTTCGCCGCCGCCACCCAGGGCACGTCGACGCCTGTCGCCTGGGGTTCGGTGCGGGTGCTGCTGCTCAACGGCGACCACGCCGGTGGCGCGTCGGCAGGCACCGTCGCGGGCGAGTCGGCCCGTCGGGCCGCGCAGGCGCGCGCCGGGCGGGGCGCGCTGGCCCGACTGGCCGCCGAGAGCGGCGCCAGCCTGCAGGTGGTGGACACCCCCGTCTCCGCCCCGATGGAGGCCCAGCCGGCGCTCTCCGGTGACCAGGTCGAGTCGGCGCTGCGCTACGGCTGGCGGCTGGCCGAGCAGGCGGCCGACGCGGGCGTACAACTGCTGGTCCTGGGGGCGTGCGGCGCCGGCACCGAGGCGGCAGCGGCGGCGGTGCTGGCCGCCACGGCCGGCGCGGAACCACCTGCCGTGCTGGGCCGGGTGATCACCGATTCCGGTGAGATCGACGACGCGGCCTGGATGGTCCGCTGCGCGGCCGTGCGCGACGCGCTGCACCGCACCCGCCGCTCGCCGCGCGGCGCGAAGGACGTGCTGTCCGAGCTGGGCGGCGGCGATGTGGCGGTGGCCACCGGCGTGCTGCTGGGCGCGACGGCCCGCCGGGTGCCGGTGCTGCTGGACGGGCCGGTCGGGCTGGCCGCCGGGATGGTCAGCCGTGACCTCGCCGGGCAGGCCCGGCACTGGTGCCTGCTGGCCGACCACGGCGGGCACCCCGCGGTGCGGCTGGCCGCCGACGTGCTCGGCCTCACGCCACTGCTCGACCTGCGGCTGGACCTCGGCGAGGGCGCCAACGCGCTTGTCGCGCTGCCGCTGCTGCGCTCGGTGCTGGCGCTGGCCGCCACGTTGCCGGTCCACCCGTCGCTGGCCA
- a CDS encoding aldo/keto reductase family protein, producing MEFRHLGRSGLMVSEISYGNWITHGSQVEEDAANACVRAALDAGITTFDTADVYAGTRAEDVLGRALKDERREGLEIFTKVYWPTGPGRNDRGLSRKHIMESINGSLRRLRTDYVDLYQAHRYDYSTPLEETMEAFADVVHSGKAHYIGVSEWTAEQLRAAHPLARELHVPLVSNQPQYSMLWRVIETEVVPASEELGIGQIVWSPMAQGVLSGKYLPGQPPPAGSRATDEKSGANFISRFMNDDVLTRVQQLKPLAEQAGLSMAQLAVAWVLQNPNVSSAIIGASRPEQVHDNVKAAGVKLDAELLKAIDEIVEPVTERDPAKTESPAERP from the coding sequence ATGGAATTCCGACACCTGGGCCGTTCCGGCCTGATGGTCAGCGAGATCTCGTACGGCAACTGGATCACCCACGGTTCACAGGTCGAGGAGGACGCGGCGAACGCCTGCGTCCGGGCCGCCCTCGACGCGGGGATCACCACCTTCGACACCGCCGACGTGTACGCCGGCACCCGGGCCGAGGACGTGCTCGGCCGGGCGCTGAAGGACGAGCGTCGCGAGGGCCTGGAGATCTTCACCAAGGTCTACTGGCCCACCGGGCCGGGTCGCAACGACCGCGGCCTGTCCCGCAAGCACATCATGGAGTCGATCAACGGCTCCCTGCGCCGGCTGCGCACCGACTATGTGGACCTCTACCAGGCCCACCGGTACGACTACAGCACGCCGCTTGAGGAGACGATGGAGGCGTTCGCCGACGTCGTGCACTCCGGCAAGGCGCACTACATCGGCGTCTCCGAGTGGACCGCCGAGCAGCTTCGGGCCGCCCACCCGCTCGCCCGTGAGCTGCACGTCCCGCTGGTCTCCAACCAACCCCAGTACTCGATGCTGTGGCGGGTCATCGAGACCGAGGTCGTGCCGGCAAGCGAGGAGCTGGGCATCGGCCAGATCGTCTGGTCGCCGATGGCCCAGGGCGTGCTCTCCGGCAAGTACCTGCCGGGTCAGCCGCCGCCGGCCGGCTCCCGGGCCACCGACGAGAAGTCGGGCGCGAACTTCATCTCCCGGTTCATGAACGACGACGTCCTGACCCGGGTGCAGCAGCTCAAGCCGCTCGCCGAGCAGGCCGGGCTGAGCATGGCCCAGCTGGCCGTGGCGTGGGTCCTGCAGAACCCGAACGTCTCGTCGGCGATCATCGGCGCGTCCCGCCCCGAGCAGGTGCACGACAACGTGAAGGCTGCCGGTGTGAAGCTCGACGCCGAGCTGCTCAAGGCCATCGACGAGATCGTCGAGCCGGTCACCGAGCGGGACCCGGCGAAGACCGAGTCCCCCGCCGAGCGTCCCTGA
- a CDS encoding DUF3043 domain-containing protein gives MPSLFRRKSTDLVDEAVSSLTPEETADRPRGYTPAKGRETPKRPTVGRRPAGPTRPLTKEEERERRRQLRTEAAADFRREGGPRDRGPERLLARNVVDSRRTVGTWFFGGALIVLIGSNAAMPPVVRLISNVLWGALALGVVVDSLLICRKIGKLVRERFPKTGQRMGSLYLYAVMRSITFRRMRAPAPQVKLGEKV, from the coding sequence GTGCCGTCGCTCTTTCGCCGCAAGTCCACCGACCTCGTCGACGAGGCCGTCTCCTCGCTGACCCCCGAGGAGACCGCCGACCGTCCCCGGGGTTACACCCCGGCCAAGGGTCGGGAGACGCCGAAGCGACCCACCGTCGGCCGTCGCCCGGCCGGCCCCACCCGCCCCCTCACCAAGGAGGAGGAGCGGGAGCGGCGCCGCCAGCTGCGCACCGAGGCCGCGGCCGACTTCCGCCGCGAGGGTGGCCCCCGTGACCGGGGCCCGGAGCGGCTGCTGGCGCGCAACGTGGTCGACTCCCGGCGTACCGTCGGCACCTGGTTCTTCGGCGGCGCGTTGATCGTGCTGATCGGCTCGAACGCGGCGATGCCGCCGGTGGTCCGGCTGATCTCCAACGTGCTCTGGGGCGCGCTGGCCCTGGGTGTGGTCGTCGACTCGCTGCTCATCTGCCGCAAGATCGGCAAGCTGGTCCGGGAGCGCTTCCCGAAGACCGGCCAGCGGATGGGCTCGCTCTACCTCTACGCCGTGATGCGGTCGATCACCTTCCGGCGGATGCGCGCCCCGGCCCCTCAGGTCAAGCTCGGCGAGAAGGTCTGA
- a CDS encoding site-2 protease family protein: MAYDRPGADGLVLGVPKAAFRPSPVFLGLVALFAVSGALAWNGYGSVRFDVFLFVVSGWLVSLCLHEYAHAVVAYRAGDRSIAHRGYLTLNPFKYTHPLLSIVLPVVVVLLGGIGLPGGAVWVDRHAIPGRLRHTLVSLAGPATNVLFTLLLVAAVRLGASSDGPVEFWAGVALLAFLQLTASVLNLLPVPGLDGGNMIQPWLNPQWRRMYDLFAPYGFLLLFALLWNPRIGGWFFDAVFAVGDVLGLPSWLYAAGLDLIRFWRS; the protein is encoded by the coding sequence ATGGCGTACGACCGGCCGGGTGCCGACGGGCTGGTGCTCGGCGTGCCCAAGGCGGCGTTCCGGCCCAGCCCGGTCTTCCTCGGCCTGGTCGCGCTCTTCGCGGTCAGCGGGGCGCTGGCCTGGAACGGGTACGGCAGCGTCCGCTTCGACGTGTTCCTGTTCGTGGTCTCCGGCTGGCTGGTGTCGCTCTGCCTGCACGAGTACGCGCACGCGGTGGTGGCCTACCGGGCCGGCGACCGGAGCATCGCCCATCGCGGTTACCTGACGCTCAACCCGTTCAAGTACACCCACCCGCTGCTGTCGATCGTGCTGCCGGTGGTGGTGGTGCTGCTCGGCGGCATCGGCCTGCCCGGCGGCGCGGTGTGGGTGGACCGGCACGCCATCCCGGGACGGCTGCGGCACACCCTGGTCAGCCTCGCCGGCCCGGCGACGAACGTGCTGTTCACGTTGCTGCTCGTGGCGGCGGTGCGACTCGGCGCGTCCTCCGACGGCCCGGTGGAGTTCTGGGCCGGGGTGGCGCTTCTCGCCTTCCTCCAGCTCACCGCCAGCGTGCTCAACCTGCTGCCGGTGCCCGGCCTGGACGGCGGCAACATGATCCAGCCGTGGCTCAATCCGCAGTGGCGCAGGATGTACGACCTGTTCGCCCCGTACGGCTTCCTTCTGCTCTTCGCGCTGCTGTGGAACCCGCGCATCGGCGGCTGGTTCTTCGACGCGGTCTTCGCCGTCGGTGACGTGCTCGGCCTGCCGTCGTGGCTGTACGCCGCCGGCCTGGACCTGATCCGCTTCTGGCGGAGCTGA
- a CDS encoding WG repeat-containing protein produces MNGRYTDRWRDPNEPSWVVEPTTEWHPQFPGQRYPGDIGVTHQPAPPPRGRASVVGRTEVPPLAPTRPDGTYLGRSWADESPAEPAPNGRWGADDEPGETPSYGWSRGDERPADTTHHGRPETPHYDHEPYRRPLPEPPRREERRSPESDRRTAWSDRRPGDDRGPAREAAWHREQPTSERHDGRPPRHEPADRDRAYPTAPPVSPGPYSPAPRSDSGWVPEPDEAPRRRGTSERPAASHDRHPGDGYGTRPARGHDGRPTDGWAAEGAGQWAPVDSRSRYRADGHPDRVPDDARRSERLPDDARRAERLPDDMRRAERLPDDARRMERGVADGRSRVEAGPGAPTDRQRRPDEAFGPPPTSEGGRRRRPEPEAPEQPRRDDERRRPDVEPHRHQPREAAARTEAYPDRRPHENTRPERYGEEQYREDSYREPRSQPGPRSGGSLPWPTPGPVHPDRTREPGYRPEPHRGAEPEVPSRPAARPERPPAEPPRYDERPARPAATAPPTSRRATPVPPTPVSPAAPGTGRAASAPPTPVSPAAPGTGRAASVPQVSPERQVSPVPVSPAGPSGDRPVSAAPISPAPAEQLWQPSPSSARPERDRPVSAAPVSPADVPVSGPPAARLRLEFLPAPVDPPSSDERPESPQRPEHRAPTERASTADSRSTAPPRYPGPDTGNRSPDRRRDDEPAADQRQPAPPVRPVPADQPTHTTPSQRPSPTVHDRPPVAPPPAWQRPEQPATPVTPQSSGPAPDAEPALPIAPGVPRRYVPPAPSEATVPSAPEPAETPARGPEAWFSNAGQPVESDQDETPADQRPTEGTATPTVAGTTDTWESGSGSADSPPHDEDEHGRSAASTQPLSGDPATDRRPDSAVEAATPIPGPLADPDSPPPIRPVSAPPADPTAARPAPPDSARPVSAPPVSAPPVSAPPDSASPPSASPDPAWPVSAPPDSATPLEVADGERYPVVDDLGTHVQPASEPTPIDGPEPVSGSPTHPVSGAPRAWSDDLLDDTADDTAATVEPAPAEIHRPTGDEPYAETPGHHGERAPDDVHEAAGPTSAPTTDASTDASSPEGHADAEPSDRPTSAPPASSSAYPSTAGPDTDADPAGSGPATEATRTPPEPATERPTATAPVSAPPAPTPPAAQAPVSAPPAAQAPVSAPPAAQVSAVPFDGIPAPRSGLSDQDAPVSAPPVTAPETPRPSLADQGDPEQVLAAYRWRLDPVTLREELTEPDAMRAIRRRLTEKLGSAVDNRARARLLSLRAVASRILGDLDDALADGRLALTYAEATGELRRTALAQARLAHVLRWRGDYAEADQLFAEANSIELPDRLRAALHEHAGRCCYDQGRLMEACHHFERALDLRGAADAELLDRVRVALDAVTARASADGFGPYARGREEVLDRDRPPQPDRDGPLWGYTDHAGDLVIPARYAEAQPFHDGLAWVRRPDTDRWSLINLLGTTVIPPSFRAVRPFSDGLAWVVTDGGWTAIDPTGAVQVPPNFADVRPFRRGLAAVKREGWGAVDRTGRIVVPTRYHGFVTELTEGGPVDGFTDEGLVVVDVAGRRGVVDRTGAVLVQPSYPMVVIHPVAFLVGSGGGRWGALDRRGAPLIDPVHPDRAAVLEEIDRLLTDANPVL; encoded by the coding sequence ATGAACGGCCGCTACACCGACCGGTGGCGGGACCCGAACGAACCGTCCTGGGTGGTCGAGCCGACCACCGAGTGGCACCCCCAGTTCCCCGGCCAGCGCTACCCCGGCGACATCGGCGTCACCCACCAGCCCGCACCGCCGCCGCGTGGACGAGCCAGCGTGGTCGGTCGTACCGAGGTGCCGCCGCTCGCGCCCACCCGACCGGACGGCACCTACCTCGGCCGCTCCTGGGCCGACGAGTCTCCGGCCGAGCCGGCCCCCAACGGTCGGTGGGGGGCGGACGACGAGCCGGGCGAGACACCGTCCTACGGCTGGTCGCGCGGCGACGAGCGCCCGGCCGACACGACACACCACGGGCGACCCGAGACCCCGCACTACGACCATGAGCCGTACCGCCGGCCGCTCCCCGAGCCGCCCCGGCGGGAGGAGCGCCGCTCCCCCGAGTCGGACCGGCGTACCGCCTGGTCCGACCGGCGGCCCGGCGACGACCGGGGACCGGCCCGGGAGGCCGCCTGGCACCGCGAACAGCCCACTTCCGAGCGGCACGACGGCCGACCGCCCCGCCACGAGCCGGCCGACCGGGACCGGGCGTATCCGACGGCGCCACCCGTCTCCCCCGGGCCCTACTCCCCCGCGCCGCGCAGTGACTCCGGCTGGGTGCCCGAGCCGGACGAGGCGCCGCGTCGGCGCGGCACGTCGGAGCGGCCGGCCGCCAGTCACGACCGGCACCCCGGCGACGGGTACGGCACCCGACCGGCCAGGGGCCACGACGGCCGCCCGACCGACGGCTGGGCCGCCGAGGGGGCCGGCCAGTGGGCACCCGTCGACAGTCGCTCCCGCTACCGCGCCGACGGCCACCCCGACCGCGTACCCGACGACGCCCGCCGTTCCGAACGGCTGCCCGACGACGCCCGCCGCGCGGAGCGCCTACCCGACGACATGCGCCGCGCGGAACGCCTGCCTGACGACGCCCGCCGGATGGAGCGGGGCGTTGCCGACGGTCGGTCCCGGGTGGAGGCTGGCCCCGGTGCGCCCACCGACAGGCAGCGCCGGCCGGACGAGGCATTCGGCCCGCCACCGACGTCCGAGGGCGGACGGCGGCGACGCCCCGAACCGGAGGCACCGGAGCAGCCCCGCCGCGACGACGAGCGCCGCCGTCCCGATGTCGAGCCGCACCGACACCAACCCCGCGAGGCGGCAGCCCGCACCGAGGCGTACCCGGACCGTCGCCCGCACGAGAACACCCGGCCGGAGCGGTACGGCGAGGAGCAGTACCGCGAGGACAGCTACCGCGAGCCTCGGTCGCAGCCCGGCCCTCGGTCGGGTGGCAGCCTGCCCTGGCCGACGCCCGGACCGGTGCACCCGGACCGCACCCGCGAGCCGGGCTACCGGCCCGAGCCGCACCGCGGCGCCGAGCCGGAGGTCCCGTCACGTCCGGCCGCCCGACCCGAACGGCCACCGGCGGAGCCGCCCCGGTACGACGAACGGCCCGCGCGGCCCGCCGCTACGGCACCGCCCACCTCCCGCCGGGCCACCCCGGTCCCGCCCACACCCGTCTCCCCGGCCGCACCGGGCACCGGCCGGGCGGCATCGGCTCCGCCCACACCCGTCTCCCCGGCCGCACCGGGCACGGGCCGGGCGGCATCGGTTCCACAGGTGTCGCCAGAGCGACAGGTGTCGCCGGTGCCCGTGTCGCCCGCCGGGCCCAGCGGCGACCGGCCGGTGTCCGCGGCCCCCATCTCCCCTGCCCCGGCTGAGCAACTGTGGCAGCCGTCCCCGTCGTCCGCTCGTCCGGAGCGCGACAGGCCGGTGTCGGCCGCGCCGGTGTCCCCGGCGGACGTCCCCGTCTCCGGTCCACCGGCCGCCCGGCTGCGGCTGGAGTTCCTGCCCGCGCCGGTGGATCCCCCGTCCTCCGACGAGCGGCCCGAGTCGCCGCAGCGACCCGAGCACCGTGCACCTACCGAACGGGCCTCGACGGCCGACTCCCGGTCCACCGCGCCACCGCGGTATCCCGGCCCGGACACCGGCAACCGCTCGCCCGACCGACGGCGGGACGACGAGCCAGCGGCCGACCAGCGGCAGCCGGCTCCGCCGGTCCGTCCTGTCCCGGCGGACCAGCCCACGCACACCACACCTTCGCAGCGGCCCTCGCCGACCGTGCACGACCGCCCGCCGGTCGCGCCGCCGCCGGCCTGGCAGCGGCCGGAGCAGCCCGCCACTCCCGTGACACCGCAGTCCTCGGGACCCGCGCCGGACGCCGAGCCGGCGCTTCCGATCGCCCCGGGCGTGCCGCGTCGCTACGTGCCCCCGGCGCCCTCGGAGGCGACCGTGCCGAGCGCTCCGGAGCCAGCGGAGACGCCGGCGCGGGGGCCCGAAGCGTGGTTCAGCAATGCCGGCCAGCCGGTCGAGTCCGACCAGGACGAGACGCCAGCCGACCAGCGACCGACCGAGGGAACCGCGACCCCCACCGTCGCCGGGACGACCGACACCTGGGAGTCCGGCAGCGGGTCGGCCGACTCGCCGCCACACGACGAGGACGAGCACGGCCGGTCGGCGGCATCCACCCAACCGCTGTCCGGCGACCCCGCAACCGACCGGCGACCCGACTCGGCCGTCGAGGCTGCGACGCCGATCCCCGGACCGCTTGCCGACCCGGACTCCCCGCCACCGATCCGGCCGGTGTCCGCACCGCCGGCCGACCCGACCGCCGCACGGCCCGCCCCGCCCGACTCGGCACGGCCAGTCTCGGCACCGCCAGTCTCGGCACCGCCAGTCTCCGCACCGCCAGACTCCGCGTCGCCGCCGTCGGCATCGCCCGACCCGGCCTGGCCCGTCTCGGCACCGCCGGACTCCGCGACGCCGTTGGAGGTGGCCGACGGTGAGCGCTACCCCGTGGTCGACGACCTCGGAACCCACGTGCAGCCCGCCAGCGAGCCGACCCCGATCGACGGCCCGGAGCCGGTCTCCGGATCGCCGACACACCCGGTCTCCGGCGCTCCACGCGCCTGGTCGGACGACCTGCTCGACGACACAGCGGACGACACAGCCGCAACCGTCGAGCCGGCACCCGCCGAGATCCACCGTCCGACCGGGGACGAGCCGTACGCCGAGACGCCGGGGCACCACGGTGAACGCGCCCCCGACGACGTCCACGAGGCCGCTGGTCCGACAAGCGCGCCGACCACCGACGCCTCCACCGACGCGTCGTCGCCCGAGGGCCACGCCGACGCCGAGCCGTCGGACCGACCGACGTCGGCGCCGCCCGCGTCCAGCAGCGCGTACCCGTCGACCGCCGGGCCGGACACGGATGCCGACCCGGCCGGGTCCGGGCCGGCGACCGAGGCGACGCGCACGCCGCCCGAGCCGGCAACGGAACGGCCCACCGCGACGGCACCCGTCTCGGCACCACCCGCCCCCACACCACCGGCCGCGCAGGCGCCCGTCTCCGCTCCACCGGCCGCGCAGGCGCCCGTCTCCGCGCCACCGGCCGCGCAGGTCTCCGCCGTACCGTTCGATGGCATTCCCGCGCCCCGCAGCGGGTTGTCCGACCAGGACGCGCCGGTGTCGGCGCCGCCCGTCACGGCACCGGAGACGCCTCGTCCCTCGCTTGCCGATCAGGGCGACCCGGAACAGGTACTGGCCGCGTACCGCTGGCGGCTGGACCCGGTGACCCTGCGCGAGGAGTTGACGGAACCGGACGCCATGCGGGCCATCCGCCGGCGGTTGACCGAGAAGCTGGGCTCGGCAGTGGACAACAGGGCCCGTGCGCGGCTGCTCAGCCTGCGCGCGGTCGCGTCGCGGATCCTCGGCGACCTCGACGACGCGTTGGCCGACGGCCGGCTCGCCCTCACCTACGCGGAAGCCACCGGCGAACTGCGTCGGACCGCGCTGGCCCAGGCCCGGCTGGCTCACGTCCTGCGGTGGCGGGGCGACTACGCCGAGGCCGACCAGCTCTTCGCCGAGGCCAACTCGATCGAGCTGCCCGACCGGCTGCGGGCCGCCCTGCACGAGCACGCCGGGCGGTGCTGCTATGACCAGGGCCGGCTGATGGAGGCCTGCCACCACTTCGAGCGGGCGCTCGACCTGCGCGGGGCCGCCGACGCCGAGCTGCTGGACCGGGTCCGGGTGGCCCTCGACGCGGTGACCGCGCGGGCTTCGGCGGATGGCTTCGGGCCGTACGCCAGGGGTCGGGAAGAGGTGCTCGACCGTGACCGGCCCCCGCAGCCGGACCGGGACGGACCGCTGTGGGGTTACACCGATCACGCCGGCGACCTGGTCATTCCCGCCCGGTACGCCGAGGCGCAGCCCTTCCACGACGGGCTGGCCTGGGTCCGGCGGCCGGACACCGACAGGTGGTCCCTGATCAATCTGTTGGGTACGACTGTGATCCCGCCCTCGTTCCGGGCGGTGCGCCCGTTCAGCGACGGCCTGGCCTGGGTGGTCACCGACGGTGGGTGGACGGCGATCGACCCGACCGGCGCGGTGCAGGTTCCGCCCAACTTCGCCGACGTACGGCCGTTCCGTCGAGGGCTGGCCGCGGTGAAGCGTGAGGGGTGGGGAGCTGTCGACCGGACCGGGCGGATCGTGGTGCCGACCCGGTACCACGGCTTCGTCACCGAGCTGACCGAGGGAGGGCCTGTCGACGGCTTCACCGACGAGGGTCTCGTGGTCGTCGACGTGGCCGGGCGGCGCGGTGTGGTGGACCGGACGGGCGCGGTGCTGGTGCAGCCGTCGTACCCGATGGTGGTCATCCACCCGGTGGCGTTCCTCGTGGGCAGCGGCGGCGGTCGCTGGGGCGCGCTGGACCGGCGGGGTGCGCCGCTGATCGACCCGGTGCACCCCGATCGCGCGGCGGTGCTGGAGGAGATCGACCGGCTGCTGACCGACGCCAACCCGGTGCTCTGA